A genomic window from Paucibacter sp. KCTC 42545 includes:
- a CDS encoding TonB-dependent receptor plug domain-containing protein, with translation MKSLSPIAAACVLLSVTLAQAQEAQPGAEPQARPGAKLERVEISRQSSDTDLRRRAPVAKQIYGREELEKFGDTNVADVLKRLPGVSVAGGAPRMRGLGSGYTLILINGDPAPPGFALDQLDPAQVERIEVTKGPTADQSAQAVAGAINIILKDAPRVSQRDLRLGLGYSAVRPTPSGTFTYGEKIGNVSISVPLSGFEWRQQTDVVTNRKALGSNDQPSEVIQRGVQDNWGHGFNSAPRVNWRISDEESLALQAFVQKGYWRNRMTFQNEVISGFPGVDDDSLSRGTWQNLRGNAQWINRFSDSQRIELKLALQDSKGTNNNRSFRVVAPATEAQVWRVNLGESHDQSVIQGGKYGQLLGEDHSLTVGWDLEWRQRDETRSITENGRPQQPGIEGQPFGARIQRQALFVQDEWELSPQWSTYIGLRAERIQTTSSGEGSQVSNTSTVVTPLWHLNYKLDPKGKDMIRASVTRSYKAPDLNALLARPSISGVKPLLDANGNPQTNDPLNPDRIGNPNLKPELATGLDIAFEKYLAGGGMVSVGGFYRGISDLIRNVTTQQTVDWSPLPRYVSQPQNFSRAQTMGLELEVKGRAGELLPALFDPKLALNLRGNISVYHSNVDAIAMANNRLDGQQPWSANAGFDYRLSSLPLNMGVSLAYTPGYLTQQTLSQSLDASNSRALDMFAQWTFSKSLSLRVSANNLAPLDTRSLLVNGADNSIGVERSSRTQYGAVLEYKL, from the coding sequence TTGAAATCCCTGTCGCCCATTGCCGCCGCCTGTGTTTTGTTGTCTGTGACCCTGGCGCAAGCCCAAGAAGCCCAGCCAGGTGCCGAGCCGCAAGCTCGCCCTGGCGCCAAGCTGGAGCGGGTTGAAATCTCGCGCCAAAGCAGCGACACCGATTTGCGCCGCCGTGCGCCGGTGGCCAAGCAGATTTACGGCCGCGAAGAACTGGAAAAGTTCGGCGACACCAATGTGGCCGATGTGCTCAAGCGCCTGCCTGGCGTGTCGGTCGCCGGTGGCGCCCCGCGCATGCGCGGCCTGGGCTCGGGCTACACCCTGATCTTGATCAACGGCGACCCGGCGCCTCCGGGCTTTGCCCTGGATCAGCTGGATCCCGCCCAGGTGGAGCGCATCGAGGTCACCAAAGGCCCGACCGCTGACCAAAGCGCCCAGGCCGTGGCCGGCGCCATCAACATCATCCTGAAGGACGCGCCGCGCGTTTCGCAACGCGATCTGCGCTTGGGGCTGGGCTATAGCGCCGTGCGGCCGACGCCGTCGGGCACCTTCACCTACGGCGAGAAGATCGGCAATGTGTCGATCTCGGTGCCGCTGTCTGGCTTTGAGTGGCGCCAGCAAACCGATGTGGTCACGAACCGCAAGGCACTCGGTAGCAATGACCAGCCTTCGGAAGTCATTCAGCGCGGTGTGCAAGACAACTGGGGCCATGGCTTCAATTCGGCGCCGCGCGTCAACTGGCGCATCAGCGATGAAGAGTCGCTGGCCCTGCAAGCCTTTGTGCAAAAAGGCTATTGGCGCAATCGCATGACCTTCCAAAACGAGGTGATCAGCGGCTTCCCAGGCGTGGATGACGACTCGCTCAGCCGTGGCACTTGGCAGAACCTGCGCGGCAATGCGCAGTGGATCAACCGCTTCAGTGACTCGCAGCGCATCGAGTTGAAGCTGGCCTTGCAGGATTCCAAGGGCACGAATAACAACCGCAGCTTCCGCGTTGTGGCCCCGGCCACCGAGGCGCAGGTGTGGCGTGTCAATCTGGGTGAAAGCCACGACCAGAGCGTGATCCAGGGTGGCAAATACGGCCAGCTGCTGGGTGAGGATCACAGCCTGACGGTGGGCTGGGACCTGGAATGGCGTCAGCGCGACGAGACCCGCAGCATTACCGAGAACGGCCGGCCGCAGCAGCCCGGCATTGAAGGCCAGCCCTTTGGTGCGCGCATCCAGCGCCAAGCCCTGTTCGTGCAGGACGAGTGGGAGCTGTCGCCTCAATGGTCCACCTATATCGGCCTGCGCGCCGAGCGCATTCAAACCACCAGCAGCGGTGAAGGCAGCCAGGTCAGCAATACCAGCACCGTGGTGACGCCGCTGTGGCACTTGAATTACAAGCTGGACCCCAAGGGCAAGGACATGATCCGCGCCAGCGTCACGCGCAGCTACAAGGCACCCGACTTGAACGCACTGCTGGCTCGGCCCAGCATCAGTGGCGTCAAGCCCTTGTTGGATGCGAATGGCAATCCGCAGACCAACGACCCGCTCAACCCGGATCGCATTGGCAACCCGAACTTGAAGCCCGAACTGGCCACCGGCCTGGACATCGCGTTTGAAAAGTACCTGGCCGGCGGCGGCATGGTCAGCGTGGGCGGCTTCTACCGCGGCATCAGCGACCTGATTCGTAACGTCACAACCCAGCAGACCGTGGATTGGTCGCCGCTGCCGCGCTATGTGTCGCAGCCGCAGAACTTCTCGCGTGCCCAGACGATGGGCTTGGAATTGGAAGTCAAGGGTCGCGCCGGCGAGTTGCTGCCCGCCTTGTTTGACCCCAAGCTGGCGCTGAATCTGCGCGGCAATATCAGCGTCTACCACTCCAATGTGGACGCGATTGCCATGGCCAATAACCGCCTCGACGGTCAGCAGCCTTGGTCCGCCAATGCCGGTTTTGATTACCGGCTGAGCAGCCTGCCGCTGAATATGGGCGTGTCGCTGGCCTACACGCCGGGCTATCTGACGCAGCAGACGCTCAGCCAGTCGCTGGATGCGTCCAATAGCCGCGCCTTGGACATGTTCGCGCAGTGGACCTTCAGCAAGAGCTTGTCGCTGCGGGTCTCGGCCAATAACCTGGCGCCGCTGGATACCCGCTCGCTCCTGGTCAATGGTGCGGACAACAGCATCGGCGTCGAGCGCAGCTCCCGCACCCAGTACGGCGCGGTGCTGGAATACAAGCTCTGA
- a CDS encoding glycine zipper 2TM domain-containing protein: MSESPAFQPRKDLSRGLRLLVVLCAASSLSACVWVAPRGGHHHHYDERRGYGDDHGRRGYGPSRYGAGPSSGGGALVGGVVGGVLGHAVEPGVGTAIGVIGGAVIGNEIERGQRR; this comes from the coding sequence ATGTCTGAATCCCCCGCTTTTCAGCCCCGCAAAGACTTGTCGCGTGGGTTGCGCTTGCTTGTCGTTCTGTGCGCTGCCAGCAGCTTGAGTGCTTGTGTTTGGGTCGCCCCGCGTGGCGGCCATCACCACCACTACGACGAGCGGCGCGGCTATGGTGATGATCATGGACGGCGCGGCTACGGCCCCAGTCGCTACGGCGCAGGCCCCAGCTCGGGTGGTGGGGCGCTGGTGGGTGGTGTGGTCGGCGGTGTGCTGGGCCATGCGGTGGAGCCTGGCGTGGGCACCGCCATTGGCGTGATCGGCGGCGCGGTGATCGGCAATGAGATCGAGCGCGGTCAGCGGCGTTAG